GCCGGTTCTGGTGGAAGCTCGATTTGGAGCGGGTTAAGGAAGAAGAGGCGATCGATGGTTGGTATCTTTTGGAAACTAACCTTCCCTCGGCCAAAGCTTCGGATCAGCAAGTCCTCACGCACTACAAGAGGCTTGCAGAAGTTGAGTCAGCCTTTTGCGAGCTCAAAAGCTACATGGAAATCCGTCCGATCTATCACTGGCGGCCGGACAGAGTCCGTAACCATATAAGGCTCTGCTTCTTGGCCTTCTGGATCAGTGCCCAGCTCGGAACCGAATGGTTAGCGAAGGGTTTTACCGAAGAAGTTCCCAAAGTGCTCCGTCGCTTGCAATCAATCCGCTTGGTCCAACTCTCTAGCAAGGGAAAGCCTGTGATTAGTTTCTTATCCCGGATCCCTACAGAGCTCAACGCATTGCTTCATAAACTCGACCTGCTACCGCTGTTTGCTCATCCGCCCAAGTGGGCTATGTAGGCAGAACAAAAATGTTATATCGTTCTGCTGCAACAATTTATATCTTAGAGTTTCGGAAGTTCAGCTAAGCCTTCATATGTCAAATATTTGAAAATGATCAATGCCTAAGATAATTTGTCTTGCGGCATTTTTCCTACAGATTGATCATCATCAACTTAAGAATTATGGTTTCTCTTTTTCTTGAAAACCTTTTTCTTCAGCAAACCCCAAATCGCATATTACATATAATTCTACATTGTCATGAAGAAATCCAAAGAAACGAAATTAATTTATTCAGAATATATTGTAGAATAACAAAAAGCTCAAATTCCTTGTTATTTTTCAACTGTTCCATCAGAATTCAGTTGAAAACTAGCTTAAATGCTTTTCCCACCGATTAGTTATTAAATGACCGATTGCAATGAATCCTGCTCCCAAAATCGTCCCTCCATAAGTTACGATGAGAGGTAACCAATTATGTTGTGCGAAGCCAGCATACCAAGGAGCAAATATGAGGGTAATTGGCAAGACCATAAAAGCGATAAGGCCGCCCCAAAAGCCTACTACTTTTATAACGATAGAAAGATTTAAAATAAACGATACGACAGCTGTGACTGCATATATTATCCATCCACTAACAATAAAAGAAGTTGCTATAAATTTGGAGATTGCAATTGATCGTAACTTTGCTTTATAATGTCCTTCATGTGTGTTTTGAATACCTTTTGGATTAGGTCCATATTGGTTGTCTCCAGGTGTGCTGTCACGCAGTAAAAGAAGCAAAAACACTAAAACCCACACAAGCAGCAGTATTAATATCAAATCGACAATCCACTCAATACCTGCCACACCAGATATGAAAATACCGACTAACAACAGTATTGGTATTAGTAGCCACTTCCCACTATGTGAGGTATCGTGTAATCGTCGAACAGTCACTGCAAGGGATGGTATTAAGGTAGCAAGCCAATAAATAAAACTAAGAGGACCATAACTTGGTGTTTCATTACCTAGCTCAAAATATTCAACGTAGAGAAACTGATCTAAAATTCTGAGACAAATCAAAAAAAGATTGTTAAACAAAAAGTAACACCAAAACTCACTGCGTCGTGCCCGCCCGAAAAAGTCTGTATATTTCCGCAATGCAGATAAGTACCATTCCATACACTCCAATTCTTTTTGTCTATTTTAGGGAAAAAATTCTTTCATGAAAATATATAGCTTTTCAGCCTTTTCATCTTCAAAAGATTATAAAATTCTTGTAAAAGCAATAAATTATTTTCCACCCTGCGCATGCCTCTGAAGACCTTTTTTACCATACTTGACCAACAAAATAAGAAAAAGCCATCAAATTCAATAACTGAATATCAAAGATATTTGTTCAAAGATATTTGTCACTGCCAGCTTATGTCACTAATAATGCAAGATACTGATCTTTCTTTGAAAAAGTAGAATCCAGTTGTCGATATACTTGATTATTTAATATTGTCTTCCATTTTCAAACTCTATTTCGTAATTAGCGTTTTTCTTATTTGTTTTTCAGTTTATGTTATAT
The DNA window shown above is from Methylacidiphilum caldifontis and carries:
- a CDS encoding DUF805 domain-containing protein, giving the protein MEWYLSALRKYTDFFGRARRSEFWCYFLFNNLFLICLRILDQFLYVEYFELGNETPSYGPLSFIYWLATLIPSLAVTVRRLHDTSHSGKWLLIPILLLVGIFISGVAGIEWIVDLILILLLVWVLVFLLLLLRDSTPGDNQYGPNPKGIQNTHEGHYKAKLRSIAISKFIATSFIVSGWIIYAVTAVVSFILNLSIVIKVVGFWGGLIAFMVLPITLIFAPWYAGFAQHNWLPLIVTYGGTILGAGFIAIGHLITNRWEKHLS